One region of Flavobacterium pisciphilum genomic DNA includes:
- a CDS encoding porin, producing MKKILVVALSLVAGFVHAQEVNKEEIKKEVVRILDSINKAKETVTIMEPKIEPNFHKEEKDRWYDKISLRGYVQIRYNGLFSTNDKVSCEQCDKSWGTTSTEPDAKSNNGFFIRRARLVFSGQVHPNVFFYFQPDFASSPSTGINNFVQIRDIYFDISFDPKKEYRVRVGQSKIPYGFENMQSSSVRLALDRNDAMNSAILNERDLGVFFYWAPSKIRERFEMLVKEGYKGSGDYGVFAFGAYNGQYSNKLDSNRDLNVVARVTYPFVIGNQIIEPGLQAYTGKWAFTNEISTGVAVDANKQYVKDQRVGATFVLYPKPFGIQTEYNIGKGPRYNKETNTVDVTNINGGYVLLNYKWDLGKQLLYPFAKFQYYDGGKKYEKDARSYVVRDYEIGIEWQPLKALEFTAEYVIADRTFEDSVLPNNRQQGNLLRIQAQFNF from the coding sequence ATGAAAAAAATTTTAGTTGTAGCTTTATCTTTAGTGGCGGGTTTTGTTCATGCACAAGAGGTAAACAAGGAGGAGATCAAGAAGGAGGTAGTTCGTATTTTAGATTCTATAAATAAGGCAAAAGAAACGGTAACAATTATGGAACCAAAGATTGAACCTAATTTTCATAAAGAAGAAAAGGATCGTTGGTATGATAAAATATCACTACGTGGTTATGTTCAGATAAGATATAACGGGCTTTTTTCTACCAATGATAAGGTTTCCTGCGAACAATGTGATAAGTCTTGGGGAACTACTTCAACAGAACCAGATGCGAAATCTAATAATGGGTTTTTTATTAGACGAGCACGATTAGTATTTTCTGGACAAGTGCATCCTAATGTGTTTTTTTACTTCCAACCAGATTTTGCAAGTTCACCTAGTACAGGAATTAATAATTTCGTTCAAATTAGAGACATATATTTTGATATTTCTTTTGATCCTAAAAAAGAGTATCGTGTTCGTGTAGGGCAAAGTAAAATTCCTTATGGTTTCGAAAACATGCAATCAAGTTCAGTTCGACTTGCTTTGGATAGAAATGATGCTATGAATAGTGCTATATTAAACGAACGTGATTTAGGAGTGTTTTTTTATTGGGCACCAAGCAAAATCAGAGAACGTTTTGAAATGTTAGTAAAAGAGGGGTACAAAGGTTCGGGTGATTATGGTGTATTTGCTTTCGGAGCTTATAATGGTCAATATTCTAATAAACTAGATAGTAACAGAGATTTAAATGTTGTAGCGAGAGTTACTTATCCTTTCGTAATAGGAAACCAAATTATCGAACCAGGACTTCAAGCTTATACAGGAAAATGGGCATTTACTAATGAAATTTCAACAGGAGTAGCAGTAGATGCTAATAAACAATATGTTAAAGATCAAAGAGTAGGAGCAACTTTTGTTTTATATCCAAAGCCTTTTGGAATACAAACAGAATATAATATTGGTAAAGGCCCTCGCTATAATAAGGAAACCAATACTGTTGATGTAACAAATATAAATGGTGGTTATGTTTTATTAAATTATAAGTGGGATTTAGGAAAACAACTATTATATCCTTTTGCAAAATTTCAATATTATGATGGAGGGAAAAAATATGAAAAAGATGCCCGAAGCTATGTAGTTCGGGATTATGAAATTGGGATTGAATGGCAACCACTAAAAGCATTAGAGTTCACCGCAGAATATGTTATTGCTGATAGAACTTTTGAGGATAGTGTATTACCAAATAATCGACAACAAGGAAATTTATTGAGAATACAAGCTCAATTCAATTTCTAA
- a CDS encoding glycosyltransferase, with protein sequence MNLDSTNKTILIAPLNWGLGHATRCIPIIKALQENNYIPIIASDGIALELLRKEFPYIQTLELPSYQIEYAKNGKNFKWKLIKNCPKMIEAVLDEKKMVKSWIKKYGIDGIISDNRLGVYSNKIPSVFITHQLNVMTGNTTWFTSKCHQYIIKKYTECWVPDIKKKPNLTGELGHLKTKKLKLKYIGPLSRMRKKETPKVYDLMVILSGPEPQRGYLEEKLKKEVLRYKGKVVFVKGVVEKDQKKEIIENVTYYNFMNTRQLEQTFNESEQILCRSGYTTVMDLVKLEKKAFFIPTPGQYEQIYLAEKLQEEGLVPYALQDDFKIEDIAKIHEYEGLPQYKKKAKWSSLFSVFEKQ encoded by the coding sequence ATGAATTTAGATTCAACCAATAAAACTATTTTAATTGCTCCATTAAATTGGGGTTTAGGCCACGCCACTAGATGCATCCCTATAATTAAGGCTCTTCAGGAAAATAATTACATACCGATAATTGCCTCAGATGGTATTGCTTTAGAATTATTACGAAAAGAATTTCCTTATATCCAAACTCTCGAATTGCCTTCTTACCAAATAGAGTATGCAAAAAATGGTAAGAACTTCAAATGGAAATTAATCAAAAATTGTCCTAAAATGATTGAAGCCGTCTTGGATGAGAAAAAGATGGTAAAGTCTTGGATAAAAAAATATGGTATCGATGGTATTATTTCTGATAATCGTTTAGGTGTTTATTCTAACAAAATCCCCTCAGTTTTTATTACTCACCAACTGAATGTGATGACAGGAAACACAACTTGGTTTACCAGTAAATGCCATCAATATATTATAAAAAAATATACTGAATGTTGGGTTCCTGACATAAAAAAGAAACCTAACTTAACGGGGGAATTAGGCCATTTAAAAACCAAAAAACTTAAGTTAAAATACATTGGTCCTTTAAGCAGAATGCGCAAGAAAGAAACACCAAAAGTATATGATTTAATGGTAATCTTATCTGGACCAGAACCTCAACGAGGCTATCTTGAGGAAAAGTTAAAGAAAGAAGTACTTCGCTATAAAGGAAAAGTTGTTTTTGTAAAAGGTGTCGTTGAAAAAGACCAAAAAAAGGAAATCATTGAGAATGTTACCTATTACAATTTCATGAATACTCGACAACTAGAACAAACCTTTAATGAAAGTGAACAAATCCTGTGTCGTTCTGGTTACACAACCGTTATGGACTTGGTCAAACTAGAAAAGAAAGCTTTTTTCATACCAACTCCGGGTCAATATGAGCAAATATATCTTGCTGAGAAACTACAAGAAGAAGGACTTGTTCCTTATGCATTGCAGGATGATTTTAAGATTGAGGATATTGCAAAAATCCATGAGTATGAAGGATTGCCTCAATATAAAAAGAAAGCGAAATGGAGTTCATTATTTTCCGTTTTTGAAAAACAATAA